One genomic window of Entelurus aequoreus isolate RoL-2023_Sb linkage group LG07, RoL_Eaeq_v1.1, whole genome shotgun sequence includes the following:
- the LOC133653043 gene encoding uncharacterized protein LOC133653043 isoform X2, whose product MKSKTMNQITLFVQVIAVYYAIPSHAEVRATCDQNVDVDCPCRDSPKFLGLRWYKMSGETRYAIISTSDNENEKSNFHRPAMFGERNSLHLPRVTPQDSGTYKCIIRAGINRQNKESCTPTPRLNVSNTHVNSSKHVEDLPVMWSVLGYLSVSLVKVLLSCATILVNIFHVFSIAHSCQHLPWKHFTNPHVALETVWASVQLLMLIFSFPLQVIRACHTRVSRSVQQN is encoded by the exons ATGAAGAGTAAAACAATGAACCAGATAACACTGTTTGTTCAG GTAATAGCTGTGTATTACGCAATCCCAAGTCACGCAGAAGTTCGTGCGACATGTGACCAAAATGTTGACGTAGACTGCCCATGTCGCGACAGCCCCAAGTTTTTGGGGCTGAGATGGTATAAG ATGAGTGGCGAAACCAGATATGCTATTATCAGCACCAGTGACAATGAGAATGAGAAGTCCAATTTTCACCGTCCAGCCATGTTTGGAGAGAGGAACAGTCTGCATCTGCCAAGAGTAACCCCGCAGGATTCCGGCACCTATAAATGTATCATCCGTGCAGGCATAAATCGTCAAAACAAAGAAT CGTGCACACCAACACCAAGGCTAAATGTGTCGAACACACATGTTAACTCCAGCAAACATGTCGAGGACCTGCCAGTCATGTGGAGCGTTCTGGGTTACTTGTCAGTGAGCTTGGTCAAAGTGCTTTTATCATGCGCCACCATTTTGGTAAATATTTTCCATGTATTCAGTATAGCACACTCTTGTCAGCATTTACCATGGAAGCATTTTACTAACCCACATGTTGCTTTAGAAACTGTGTGGGCTTCTGTACAGCTTCTTATGCTGATTTTCTCTTTTCCACTTCAGGTTATACGAGCTTGTCATACCAGAGTTTCAAGATCAGTGCAACAAAACTAG
- the LOC133653043 gene encoding uncharacterized protein LOC133653043 isoform X1 produces the protein MKSKTMNQITLFVQVIAVYYAIPSHAEVRATCDQNVDVDCPCRDSPKFLGLRWYKMSGETRYAIISTSDNENEKSNFHRPAMFGERNSLHLPRVTPQDSGTYKCIIRAGINRQNKECTVNLLVHACTPTPRLNVSNTHVNSSKHVEDLPVMWSVLGYLSVSLVKVLLSCATILVNIFHVFSIAHSCQHLPWKHFTNPHVALETVWASVQLLMLIFSFPLQVIRACHTRVSRSVQQN, from the exons ATGAAGAGTAAAACAATGAACCAGATAACACTGTTTGTTCAG GTAATAGCTGTGTATTACGCAATCCCAAGTCACGCAGAAGTTCGTGCGACATGTGACCAAAATGTTGACGTAGACTGCCCATGTCGCGACAGCCCCAAGTTTTTGGGGCTGAGATGGTATAAG ATGAGTGGCGAAACCAGATATGCTATTATCAGCACCAGTGACAATGAGAATGAGAAGTCCAATTTTCACCGTCCAGCCATGTTTGGAGAGAGGAACAGTCTGCATCTGCCAAGAGTAACCCCGCAGGATTCCGGCACCTATAAATGTATCATCCGTGCAGGCATAAATCGTCAAAACAAAGAATGTACGGTCAACCTTCTGGTTCATG CGTGCACACCAACACCAAGGCTAAATGTGTCGAACACACATGTTAACTCCAGCAAACATGTCGAGGACCTGCCAGTCATGTGGAGCGTTCTGGGTTACTTGTCAGTGAGCTTGGTCAAAGTGCTTTTATCATGCGCCACCATTTTGGTAAATATTTTCCATGTATTCAGTATAGCACACTCTTGTCAGCATTTACCATGGAAGCATTTTACTAACCCACATGTTGCTTTAGAAACTGTGTGGGCTTCTGTACAGCTTCTTATGCTGATTTTCTCTTTTCCACTTCAGGTTATACGAGCTTGTCATACCAGAGTTTCAAGATCAGTGCAACAAAACTAG
- the LOC133653043 gene encoding uncharacterized protein LOC133653043 isoform X3 has protein sequence MKSKTMNQITLFVQVIAVYYAIPSHAEVRATCDQNVDVDCPCRDSPKFLGLRWYKMSGETRYAIISTSDNENEKSNFHRPAMFGERNSLHLPRVTPQDSGTYKCIIRAGINRQNKECTVNLLVHACTPTPRLNVSNTHVNSSKHVEDLPVMWSVLGYLSVSLVKVLLSCATILVIRACHTRVSRSVQQN, from the exons ATGAAGAGTAAAACAATGAACCAGATAACACTGTTTGTTCAG GTAATAGCTGTGTATTACGCAATCCCAAGTCACGCAGAAGTTCGTGCGACATGTGACCAAAATGTTGACGTAGACTGCCCATGTCGCGACAGCCCCAAGTTTTTGGGGCTGAGATGGTATAAG ATGAGTGGCGAAACCAGATATGCTATTATCAGCACCAGTGACAATGAGAATGAGAAGTCCAATTTTCACCGTCCAGCCATGTTTGGAGAGAGGAACAGTCTGCATCTGCCAAGAGTAACCCCGCAGGATTCCGGCACCTATAAATGTATCATCCGTGCAGGCATAAATCGTCAAAACAAAGAATGTACGGTCAACCTTCTGGTTCATG CGTGCACACCAACACCAAGGCTAAATGTGTCGAACACACATGTTAACTCCAGCAAACATGTCGAGGACCTGCCAGTCATGTGGAGCGTTCTGGGTTACTTGTCAGTGAGCTTGGTCAAAGTGCTTTTATCATGCGCCACCATTTTG GTTATACGAGCTTGTCATACCAGAGTTTCAAGATCAGTGCAACAAAACTAG